Proteins encoded within one genomic window of Candidatus Methylomirabilota bacterium:
- a CDS encoding aldolase/citrate lyase family protein, with translation MRENTVKSIWARGDVVVNGWLSIPSAFSAEVMAHQGFDSLTVDMQHGVVDYQTAVTMLQAISTTPVIPFARVPWNDPALLMKILDAGVYGVICPMINTRAQAEALVRACRYPPRGFRSWGPVRASIYAGTDYGDHANDEIVVMPMIETAEAVANLDEILSVPGVDAVYVGPSDLSLAMGCKPRLDQTDPPVVEAQQKIVQACKRHGVAAGIHNNTSAYALRMIAEGYQFVTLASDSRFLAAKAGEEAAAVKKSGKGGKLPAY, from the coding sequence GTGCGCGAGAACACTGTGAAGTCGATCTGGGCTCGAGGGGACGTGGTGGTGAACGGCTGGCTGTCCATCCCGAGCGCCTTCTCGGCCGAAGTGATGGCGCACCAGGGCTTCGATTCCCTGACCGTCGACATGCAGCACGGCGTGGTGGATTACCAGACGGCGGTGACCATGCTCCAGGCGATCTCCACCACGCCCGTGATCCCGTTCGCGCGGGTCCCCTGGAACGACCCCGCCCTCCTCATGAAGATCCTGGACGCCGGCGTCTACGGGGTGATCTGCCCCATGATCAACACGCGGGCGCAAGCCGAGGCCCTGGTGCGGGCGTGCCGGTATCCGCCTCGCGGCTTCCGGAGCTGGGGGCCCGTGCGGGCCTCGATCTATGCCGGCACCGACTACGGAGACCACGCCAACGACGAGATCGTGGTCATGCCGATGATCGAGACCGCCGAGGCGGTCGCGAATCTGGACGAGATCCTGAGCGTCCCCGGCGTCGACGCGGTCTACGTGGGCCCGTCCGACCTGAGCCTGGCGATGGGCTGCAAGCCGCGCCTGGACCAGACGGATCCGCCGGTCGTGGAGGCGCAGCAGAAGATCGTGCAGGCCTGCAAGCGCCATGGCGTGGCGGCTGGGATCCACAACAACACCTCGGCCTACGCGCTGCGGATGATCGCCGAGGGCTACCAGTTCGTGACGCTGGCGAGCGACAGCCGGTTCCTGGCGGCCAAGGCCGGCGAGGAGGCGGCGGCCGTCAAGAAGTCGGGGAAGGGCGGAAAGCTCCCCGCCTACTAG
- a CDS encoding ubiquinone/menaquinone biosynthesis methyltransferase translates to MVLGTAEKPPADKAARVRAMFARIAPRYDLMNTLMTAGRDQAWRRVLARVAAPSAGDLVLDLATGTAGLALAFLEETPVETVVGVDFVEGMLGLARRKLAARDETRVRLVAGDALALPFPDAAFGCVASAFLLRNLADLAAGLVEMRRVTVSGGLVVALEITQPTLPGWREVFRLYFHHVVPALGALVSRDRAAYTYLPQSVERFLTPAELTRLMTKAGLWDIRITRLGLGTVTIHVGRVP, encoded by the coding sequence ATGGTTCTAGGGACCGCCGAGAAGCCGCCGGCGGACAAGGCCGCGCGCGTGCGGGCGATGTTCGCCCGCATCGCGCCGCGCTACGACCTGATGAACACGCTGATGACCGCCGGACGGGACCAGGCCTGGCGCCGCGTCCTCGCCCGGGTGGCCGCCCCGTCGGCGGGAGACCTCGTCCTCGACCTGGCGACGGGCACGGCCGGTCTGGCTCTCGCCTTCCTCGAGGAGACGCCTGTGGAGACGGTGGTCGGCGTGGATTTCGTCGAGGGGATGCTCGGCCTCGCCCGGCGCAAGCTGGCCGCCCGCGACGAGACGCGCGTGCGGCTGGTGGCCGGGGACGCGCTGGCCCTGCCCTTTCCCGACGCCGCCTTCGGCTGCGTGGCGTCCGCGTTCCTCCTGCGGAACCTCGCCGATCTGGCGGCCGGCCTCGTCGAGATGCGGCGGGTGACCGTGTCCGGCGGCCTGGTCGTCGCCCTCGAGATCACGCAGCCCACGCTGCCTGGCTGGCGCGAGGTCTTCCGGCTCTATTTCCATCACGTCGTCCCGGCGCTCGGAGCGCTGGTGAGCCGCGATCGGGCGGCCTACACGTACCTGCCTCAGTCGGTCGAGCGCTTCCTGACGCCGGCCGAATTGACGCGACTCATGACGAAGGCGGGACTCTGGGACATCCGCATCACGCGGCTCGGGCTCGGCACGGTCACGATCCACGTCGGCCGGGTCCCGTGA
- a CDS encoding UbiA-like polyprenyltransferase, which yields MPSEGNGSRFRYFLEAIKVEHTVFALPFAYLGMVLAARGWPGWHAVLWITVAMIAARTTAMAANRLIDRHVDARNPRTAGRHLPRGLLTPRTLGMAAAVSAAVFFVAAWQLNPLCLVLAPVALVFLVGYSYTKFFTWTSHWILGATDGAAAAGAWIAVRGTMELPAWLLWLAVTVWIAGFDLLYACQDVEFDRRERLHAVPARFGIPVALRLARICHALTAVALAAVGGVLGLGIAYWIGWLVVVGLLVYEHSLVSADDLSRLDVAFFNVNGYISVITFLAAVAGLWF from the coding sequence ATGCCATCCGAGGGGAACGGAAGCCGCTTCCGGTATTTCCTGGAAGCGATCAAGGTCGAGCACACCGTCTTCGCGCTGCCCTTCGCGTATCTCGGCATGGTGCTGGCCGCGCGCGGGTGGCCGGGCTGGCACGCCGTCCTCTGGATCACGGTGGCGATGATCGCGGCGCGGACCACGGCGATGGCCGCGAACCGCCTGATCGACCGCCACGTCGACGCCCGGAACCCCCGGACCGCCGGCCGCCACCTCCCCCGCGGGCTCTTGACGCCACGCACGCTCGGCATGGCGGCGGCCGTCTCGGCGGCCGTCTTCTTCGTGGCCGCCTGGCAGCTCAACCCGCTCTGCCTCGTGCTGGCGCCGGTGGCGCTGGTCTTCCTGGTCGGCTACTCGTACACGAAGTTCTTCACCTGGACGTCCCATTGGATCCTGGGCGCGACCGACGGGGCGGCGGCGGCGGGCGCCTGGATCGCCGTGCGCGGGACGATGGAGCTGCCGGCCTGGCTCCTCTGGCTCGCCGTCACCGTCTGGATCGCCGGGTTCGATCTCCTCTACGCCTGCCAGGACGTGGAGTTCGACCGGCGCGAGCGCCTCCACGCGGTGCCCGCGCGGTTCGGTATCCCCGTCGCGCTGCGTCTGGCCCGCATCTGCCACGCGCTCACCGCGGTGGCCCTGGCCGCGGTCGGCGGAGTGCTCGGGCTGGGCATCGCCTACTGGATCGGCTGGCTCGTCGTGGTCGGCCTGCTCGTCTACGAGCACTCCCTCGTCTCCGCCGACGACCTCTCGCGCCTCGACGTCGCCTTCTTCAACGTGAACGGCTACATCAGCGTCATCACCTTTCTGGCCGCGGTCGCCGGACTATGGTTCTAG